The following are encoded together in the Paludisphaera mucosa genome:
- a CDS encoding CoA-binding protein, giving the protein MTAPRPRIAIVGASQDRSKFGNKAVRAFVAQGWEVFPVNPTLDEIEGLPAYPDLASIPEGPLDRVSFYVPPAVGIRILDQLAGRPADEVWINPGAESPALLERAEELGLDVIQACSIIDVGENPARY; this is encoded by the coding sequence ATGACCGCACCACGACCGAGGATCGCCATCGTCGGCGCCAGCCAGGACCGCTCGAAGTTCGGCAACAAGGCCGTCCGCGCCTTCGTCGCGCAGGGTTGGGAGGTCTTCCCGGTCAACCCGACGCTCGACGAGATCGAGGGCCTGCCCGCCTATCCCGACCTGGCGTCGATCCCGGAGGGTCCCCTGGACCGGGTCTCCTTCTACGTACCTCCCGCGGTCGGGATCCGCATCCTCGACCAGCTCGCCGGCCGGCCGGCCGACGAGGTCTGGATCAATCCCGGCGCCGAATCCCCCGCGCTGCTCGAGCGGGCCGAGGAGCTGGGCCTCGACGTGATCCAGGCGTGCAGCATCATCGACGTCGGCGAGAATCCGGCGCGCTACTGA
- a CDS encoding redoxin domain-containing protein has product MKSTLVPLVLGLLTCSGARAVADPPDLKPLAIGASAPDFNLPGVDGKNHALKDYADAKALVVVFTCNHCPTAQAYEARMEKLYEDYKAKGAAVVAISPNDPKAVRLDELGYTDLGDSFEDMKIRARDHKYSYPYLFDGETQAVARAYGALATPHVFVFDADRKLRYHGRFDDGEVKPPKSHDTIAAVDAVLAGTPVATPITRVFGCSTKWADKQADAAKSLAKWDAEPVTIEPIELDGVAKLAKNETDKFTVVNVWATWCGPCVQELPELVTMNRMYRGRNFRLVTISLDDPAKKAEALAMLKDKHVAATNYILNSPDRDAFAEALDAKWPGPVPYTIILAPGGEVVYRHSGGIDPLEVRRAIVAKLGRTY; this is encoded by the coding sequence ATGAAATCGACGCTCGTCCCGCTCGTCCTCGGCCTCCTGACCTGCTCCGGCGCCCGGGCCGTCGCCGACCCGCCCGACCTGAAGCCGCTGGCCATCGGCGCGTCGGCGCCGGACTTCAACCTCCCCGGGGTCGACGGCAAGAACCACGCGCTGAAGGACTACGCCGACGCCAAGGCGCTGGTGGTCGTCTTCACCTGCAACCATTGTCCGACCGCCCAGGCCTACGAGGCGCGGATGGAGAAGCTGTACGAGGACTACAAGGCGAAGGGCGCGGCCGTGGTGGCCATCTCGCCCAACGACCCGAAGGCCGTCCGCCTCGACGAGCTGGGCTACACCGACCTCGGCGACTCGTTCGAGGATATGAAGATCCGGGCCCGCGACCACAAGTACTCGTATCCCTACCTGTTCGACGGCGAGACCCAGGCCGTCGCCAGGGCCTACGGCGCGCTCGCGACGCCGCACGTCTTCGTCTTCGACGCCGACCGCAAGCTCCGCTACCACGGCCGGTTCGACGACGGCGAGGTCAAGCCTCCCAAGTCGCATGACACGATCGCCGCCGTCGACGCCGTGCTCGCCGGCACGCCCGTCGCGACGCCGATCACCCGCGTCTTCGGCTGCTCGACCAAGTGGGCCGACAAGCAGGCCGACGCGGCGAAGTCGCTGGCGAAGTGGGACGCCGAGCCCGTGACGATCGAGCCGATCGAGCTGGACGGCGTGGCCAAGCTCGCGAAGAACGAGACCGACAAGTTCACCGTGGTCAACGTCTGGGCGACCTGGTGCGGCCCCTGCGTGCAGGAGCTTCCCGAGCTGGTCACGATGAACCGGATGTACCGCGGCCGCAACTTCCGCCTGGTCACGATCAGCCTCGACGACCCCGCCAAGAAGGCCGAGGCGCTGGCGATGCTCAAGGACAAGCACGTCGCCGCGACCAACTACATCCTCAACTCCCCCGACCGCGACGCCTTCGCCGAGGCCCTCGACGCCAAGTGGCCCGGCCCCGTCCCTTACACCATCATCCTCGCCCCCGGCGGCGAGGTCGTCTACCGCCACTCCGGCGGCATCGACCCCCTGGAAGTCCGCCGCGCCATCGTGGCGAAGCTGGGCCGGACGTACTGA
- the hemG gene encoding protoporphyrinogen oxidase: MRDETVVDVDVAVVGGGITGLAAANRLREIDPALSVAVLEAGERPGGVLGTIRRDGYLVETSADSFITNVPGGVDLCRRLGLEDRLIQTDERHRRSFVVRAGRLEPIPDGLIIMAPSKIGPMVRTRILSVSGKLRLAMERFLPRGDGSDESLASFARRRFGREAYERLIQPLVGGMYTGDPERLSVKATMPRFLEMEQREGSLIKAMRAAGAKGGQNAGGSGARYGLFVGLEAGMSELVEALVARLPAGALRTNSPARGLRRDGDGWRLDAGDETIAARAVVLATSAKATAGLMRDVDPEAAKSLGGIASTSSVIVSLGFRREQIAHPLDGFGFVVPYAEDRAILSGSFSSVKFAGRAPEGSVLIRVFMGGAKRPDLVDADDAELVRIASSELASLLGVRGGPELSIVSRWREVMPQYEVGHLERIAAIEERVGSLEGLELAGNWLRGVGVPMCIRGGEEAAGRAAGRIGTPSARSG; this comes from the coding sequence ATGCGGGACGAGACGGTCGTGGACGTGGACGTGGCGGTGGTGGGAGGCGGGATCACCGGCCTGGCGGCGGCGAACCGCCTCCGCGAGATCGACCCCGCGCTGAGCGTGGCGGTGCTGGAGGCCGGCGAGCGGCCCGGCGGCGTGCTGGGGACGATCCGCCGCGACGGCTACCTCGTCGAGACGAGCGCCGACAGCTTCATCACCAACGTCCCGGGCGGCGTCGACCTCTGCCGTCGGCTGGGCCTCGAAGACCGCCTGATCCAGACCGACGAACGGCATCGGCGGTCGTTCGTGGTCCGCGCAGGGCGGCTGGAGCCGATCCCGGACGGCCTGATCATCATGGCCCCGTCGAAGATCGGGCCGATGGTCCGGACCCGGATCCTCAGCGTCTCCGGCAAGCTCCGGCTGGCGATGGAACGCTTCCTCCCGCGCGGCGACGGCTCGGACGAGAGCCTGGCCTCGTTCGCCCGCCGGCGGTTCGGCCGCGAGGCCTACGAGCGCCTGATCCAGCCCCTGGTCGGCGGGATGTACACCGGCGACCCCGAGCGCCTGAGCGTCAAGGCGACCATGCCCCGGTTCCTGGAGATGGAGCAGCGCGAGGGGAGCCTGATCAAGGCCATGCGCGCCGCCGGGGCGAAGGGGGGCCAGAACGCCGGCGGCTCGGGCGCCCGCTACGGGCTGTTCGTCGGCCTGGAGGCGGGGATGTCGGAGTTGGTCGAGGCCCTCGTCGCGCGGCTGCCCGCCGGCGCTCTGCGGACGAACTCGCCGGCGCGCGGGCTGAGGCGCGACGGCGACGGCTGGCGGCTCGACGCGGGCGACGAGACGATCGCCGCGCGGGCCGTCGTTTTGGCCACATCCGCGAAGGCGACGGCCGGGCTGATGCGGGACGTCGACCCCGAGGCGGCGAAATCGCTGGGCGGGATCGCGTCGACGTCGAGCGTGATCGTCTCGCTGGGTTTTCGCCGCGAGCAGATCGCGCACCCGCTCGACGGCTTCGGCTTCGTCGTCCCCTATGCGGAGGACCGGGCGATCCTCTCGGGGAGTTTTTCGAGCGTGAAGTTCGCCGGCCGCGCCCCCGAGGGGTCGGTCCTGATCCGCGTCTTCATGGGGGGGGCGAAGCGTCCCGACCTGGTCGACGCCGACGACGCCGAGCTGGTGCGGATCGCCTCGTCGGAGCTGGCCTCGCTGCTGGGCGTCCGGGGCGGGCCGGAGCTTTCGATCGTCTCGCGGTGGCGCGAGGTGATGCCCCAGTACGAGGTGGGCCACCTGGAGCGGATCGCGGCGATCGAGGAGCGGGTCGGCTCGCTCGAAGGCCTGGAGTTGGCCGGCAACTGGCTGCGCGGCGTGGGCGTGCCGATGTGCATCCGCGGCGGCGAGGAGGCGGCCGGCCGCGCGGCCGGCCGGATCGGCACGCCTTCGGCCCGCTCGGGTTGA
- a CDS encoding sigma-70 family RNA polymerase sigma factor, translating into MGKGDRGLIVHDLDRLLRQGVEPPGDGDLLERFQAGRDEAAFETLVTRHGPMVRGVCRRLLRDPHDADDAFQATFLVLARKGDRLRDPDRLGPWLYGVATRVASRARARAFRRRGRPLTDDLPARDDHRSEWSDVLPILDAELARLPSAQRDVLVVCLLGGASEQEASRRLACPVGTVKSRLSRAREALRGRLVKRGVAPAAALVAASSVESFASPVSFTLLRATLAATTAKAAIPASVAALTQGVAPTMLAKPILTGLALAGGLCLLTLTATAWPPNPPEALQDEAKTTARPTAAASPSEANLKRILLALHNYYSTNECFPPAAIRGADGRPLLSWRVALLPYLEAGDLYNQFRLNEPWNSPHNGPLLARMPAVFDTPGIPAPPGETRFRGVSSQGAMFGPPGTQAATSAPTAGLGGGVALYSDDGAAGRGPVGIAGTPGGAAAAPLGDAAPAPAQPEPPPTGRGVSMTEVTDGTSNTAMVLVVEDAIEWTRPGELLAVGDELPALEDSDPRGYTLGMADGSVQHLPKQPIRRAFLSALITRNGGEVIDHSRFAPTSLQPAAAAGSTPPPMGAPTALPTPAPAAQISASPTVERRLRRVEEKLDEILDRLDALAPKTKR; encoded by the coding sequence ATGGGCAAGGGCGACCGGGGCTTGATCGTTCACGACCTGGACCGCCTCCTGCGCCAGGGCGTCGAGCCCCCGGGCGACGGCGACCTGCTGGAGCGGTTCCAGGCGGGGCGCGACGAGGCCGCCTTCGAGACGCTGGTGACGCGCCACGGGCCGATGGTCCGGGGCGTTTGCCGGCGGCTCCTGCGCGATCCCCACGACGCGGACGACGCCTTCCAGGCGACCTTCCTCGTCCTGGCTCGCAAGGGCGATCGGCTCCGCGACCCCGACCGCCTCGGGCCGTGGCTCTACGGCGTCGCCACCCGCGTCGCCTCAAGGGCCCGAGCCCGCGCCTTCCGGCGCAGGGGTCGGCCGCTGACCGACGACCTCCCGGCCCGGGACGACCACCGGTCCGAGTGGTCCGACGTCCTGCCGATCCTCGACGCCGAGCTGGCCCGGCTGCCGTCCGCCCAGCGTGACGTGCTGGTCGTCTGCCTGCTCGGCGGGGCCTCCGAACAGGAGGCGTCGCGACGCCTCGCCTGCCCCGTCGGCACCGTCAAGAGCCGCCTCTCGCGTGCGAGAGAGGCCCTGCGCGGCCGGTTGGTCAAGCGTGGGGTCGCGCCCGCGGCGGCCCTGGTGGCGGCGTCGTCGGTCGAGTCGTTCGCGTCTCCTGTGTCCTTCACGCTCCTCCGCGCGACCCTGGCGGCGACCACGGCGAAGGCCGCGATCCCGGCCTCCGTCGCGGCCCTGACCCAGGGAGTCGCACCGACCATGCTCGCGAAACCGATCCTCACCGGCCTGGCCCTCGCCGGCGGCCTCTGCCTGTTGACCCTCACCGCCACCGCCTGGCCCCCGAATCCGCCCGAGGCGCTGCAGGACGAGGCGAAAACGACGGCGAGGCCGACCGCCGCGGCCTCGCCGTCGGAGGCGAACCTGAAGCGCATCCTGCTCGCCCTCCACAACTACTATTCGACCAACGAATGCTTCCCCCCGGCGGCGATCCGCGGGGCCGACGGCCGGCCGCTGCTGAGCTGGCGGGTGGCCCTGCTCCCCTATCTCGAAGCCGGCGACCTCTACAACCAGTTCCGCCTGAACGAGCCCTGGAACAGCCCGCACAACGGCCCGCTGCTGGCGCGGATGCCGGCCGTGTTCGACACCCCGGGCATCCCCGCGCCGCCCGGCGAGACGCGCTTCCGAGGCGTCTCCAGCCAGGGGGCGATGTTCGGACCGCCGGGAACCCAGGCCGCAACGTCGGCCCCGACGGCCGGCCTCGGGGGCGGGGTGGCTCTCTACTCGGATGACGGTGCGGCCGGCAGGGGGCCCGTCGGGATCGCGGGGACCCCCGGCGGGGCGGCGGCCGCCCCTCTGGGCGATGCCGCGCCAGCCCCCGCGCAGCCGGAACCGCCGCCCACCGGGCGCGGGGTGTCGATGACCGAGGTGACCGACGGGACGTCCAACACCGCCATGGTTCTCGTGGTCGAGGACGCCATCGAGTGGACCCGGCCGGGCGAACTGCTCGCCGTCGGCGACGAGCTTCCCGCCCTGGAGGACAGCGACCCGAGGGGCTACACGCTGGGGATGGCCGACGGCTCCGTCCAGCACCTGCCGAAACAGCCCATTCGGCGAGCGTTCCTCTCGGCCCTGATCACCCGCAACGGCGGCGAGGTGATCGACCACAGCAGATTCGCCCCGACCAGCCTCCAACCGGCGGCCGCCGCCGGATCCACGCCGCCCCCGATGGGGGCCCCCACCGCCCTACCGACTCCCGCGCCCGCGGCTCAGATCTCGGCGTCTCCGACTGTGGAGCGCCGTCTCCGTCGCGTCGAGGAGAAGCTCGACGAGATCCTGGACCGCCTCGACGCCCTCGCGCCGAAGACCAAGCGGTGA
- a CDS encoding PF20097 family protein — translation MTTPKCPKCAKPMDEGFTLDHTHGGQTAAQWVEGPPQYSFWTGLKISGREKRPITTYCCPRCGFLESYAKPSEDAAG, via the coding sequence ATGACCACGCCGAAATGCCCGAAGTGCGCGAAGCCGATGGACGAGGGGTTCACCCTCGACCACACCCACGGCGGCCAGACCGCGGCGCAGTGGGTGGAAGGCCCGCCGCAATACTCGTTCTGGACGGGTCTCAAGATCAGCGGCCGGGAGAAGCGGCCGATCACGACGTACTGCTGCCCCCGGTGCGGCTTCCTCGAATCCTACGCGAAGCCGAGCGAAGACGCGGCCGGTTAA
- a CDS encoding hybrid sensor histidine kinase/response regulator, with protein sequence MGWQERLVLIVDDSPEDRAAMRRFLRQDPRASYRFLEESTGAEGMAIARSAALDCLLIDFSLPDMDGLEFIRRLTAETGGAPFPIVMLTGKGSETVAVQALKCGAEDYVVKGQFDAASIAATVGDAIEKFALRPGREREKVEKERDHQQAQEAMRLKERLVLLLDDSPEDREAARRFLSRDPQRSYRFLEAGTGEEGLGICQAAGLDCVLLDYSLPDMDGLEFLQELTTGTAVTPFPVVMMTGRGDESIAVQALKAGAQDYLIKGRFDDETLRRTVDNAIASVVDRRAVERQRIRLLERLEREARMRADELAEMDRRKNEFLAMLAHELRNPLAPIRSALHLMSLPGVDGETVERARAMAQRQVAQLARLVDDLLEVSRITRGKIQLCIEDVDLAGVMTRVAEAVRPIMEQHDHALEVAPPAEPIVLAADAARLEQILVNLLNNAAKYTEHGGRIWLTAEREGERAAIRVRDNGIGIAREMLPLVFDMFAQVDRSLDRAQGGLGIGLTLVRTLAELHGGSVDVESAGLGQGSEFTVRLPIAKAGERPARLLPRTEPLGDGVAGASGRPLRILVVEDHTEGAEILATLLDHWGHHVEVVSDGVKALDAVAADAPELILMDLGLPGMDGFEVARRVRERHGERSPFLIALTGYGQEEARRRSSEVGFDLHLVKPVDPKELSRLLTEVEFAGDGTAHRGDGRPEGL encoded by the coding sequence ATGGGATGGCAAGAACGGCTCGTGTTGATCGTGGACGACAGCCCGGAGGACCGCGCCGCCATGCGCCGGTTCCTCCGGCAGGATCCCCGCGCGTCCTACCGATTCCTGGAGGAGTCGACGGGCGCGGAGGGCATGGCCATCGCCCGGTCGGCGGCGCTCGACTGCCTCTTGATCGACTTCTCGCTGCCCGACATGGACGGCCTGGAGTTCATCCGCCGGCTGACCGCCGAGACCGGCGGCGCGCCCTTCCCGATCGTCATGCTGACGGGCAAGGGGAGCGAGACCGTGGCCGTCCAGGCGCTCAAGTGCGGGGCCGAGGACTACGTCGTCAAGGGCCAGTTCGACGCCGCCTCGATCGCCGCGACCGTGGGCGACGCCATCGAGAAGTTCGCCCTCCGCCCCGGCCGGGAGCGCGAGAAGGTCGAGAAGGAGCGCGACCACCAGCAGGCCCAGGAGGCGATGCGGCTCAAGGAGCGGCTCGTCCTGCTGCTCGACGACTCGCCCGAGGACCGCGAGGCGGCGCGCCGCTTCCTCTCCCGCGACCCCCAGCGCTCCTACCGGTTCCTGGAGGCGGGCACCGGCGAGGAGGGCCTGGGCATCTGCCAGGCCGCCGGCCTCGACTGCGTGCTGCTCGACTACTCGCTGCCCGACATGGACGGCCTGGAGTTCCTGCAAGAGCTGACGACCGGCACCGCCGTCACCCCGTTCCCCGTGGTGATGATGACCGGCCGCGGCGACGAGTCGATCGCCGTGCAGGCCCTCAAGGCGGGCGCGCAGGACTACCTCATCAAGGGCCGGTTCGACGACGAGACGCTCCGCCGCACGGTCGACAACGCCATCGCCAGCGTCGTCGACCGCCGCGCCGTCGAACGCCAGCGGATCCGCCTGCTGGAGCGGCTGGAGCGCGAGGCCCGGATGCGGGCCGACGAGCTGGCCGAGATGGACCGCCGCAAGAACGAGTTCCTGGCCATGCTCGCCCACGAGCTGCGCAACCCCCTGGCGCCGATCCGCAGCGCCCTGCACCTGATGTCGCTGCCCGGCGTCGACGGCGAGACGGTCGAGCGGGCCCGCGCCATGGCCCAGCGCCAGGTGGCGCAGCTCGCCCGCCTGGTGGACGACCTGCTGGAGGTCTCGCGGATCACCCGGGGCAAGATCCAGCTCTGCATCGAGGACGTCGACCTGGCGGGGGTGATGACCCGGGTCGCCGAGGCCGTCCGGCCGATCATGGAGCAGCACGACCACGCGCTCGAGGTCGCGCCGCCGGCCGAGCCGATCGTCCTGGCGGCCGACGCGGCGCGGCTGGAGCAGATCCTCGTCAACCTGCTGAACAACGCCGCCAAGTACACCGAGCACGGCGGCCGCATCTGGCTGACCGCCGAACGCGAGGGCGAGCGGGCCGCGATCCGGGTCCGCGACAACGGGATCGGCATCGCCCGCGAGATGCTGCCCCTGGTCTTCGACATGTTCGCCCAGGTCGACCGCTCGCTCGACCGCGCCCAGGGGGGGCTGGGGATCGGCCTGACCCTGGTGCGCACGCTCGCCGAGCTGCACGGCGGGTCGGTCGACGTCGAGAGCGCCGGGCTGGGGCAGGGGAGCGAGTTCACGGTGCGGCTGCCGATCGCCAAGGCCGGCGAGCGTCCCGCCCGCCTGCTCCCCCGGACCGAGCCCCTCGGCGACGGCGTCGCCGGGGCGTCGGGCCGGCCGCTGCGGATCCTGGTCGTCGAAGACCACACCGAGGGCGCCGAGATCCTGGCGACCTTGCTCGACCACTGGGGCCACCACGTCGAGGTCGTCTCGGACGGCGTCAAGGCGCTCGACGCCGTCGCCGCCGACGCGCCCGAGCTGATCCTGATGGACCTGGGCCTGCCCGGCATGGACGGCTTCGAGGTCGCCCGCCGCGTCCGCGAGCGCCACGGCGAGCGCAGCCCGTTCCTGATCGCCCTGACCGGATACGGCCAGGAGGAGGCCCGCCGCCGGTCGAGCGAGGTCGGCTTCGACCTGCACCTCGTCAAGCCCGTCGACCCCAAGGAGCTGAGCCGCCTGCTCACCGAGGTCGAATTCGCGGGCGACGGGACGGCGCACCGGGGTGACGGCCGTCCCGAGGGGTTATAA
- a CDS encoding response regulator, translating into MDSNQTILVVEDSDEQFMAVLRAFHKSQIVNPVARCTDGDEALEFLFRTGRFAGEAETPMPAVILLDLNLPGTDGRDVLERIKADDELRKIPVVILTTSENPSDIQLCYREGASSYIIKPIRFDDFLKKVRTLKEYWFETVALPTASG; encoded by the coding sequence ATGGATTCCAACCAGACGATCCTCGTCGTCGAGGACAGCGACGAGCAGTTCATGGCGGTCCTGCGCGCGTTCCACAAGTCCCAGATCGTCAACCCCGTCGCGCGCTGCACCGACGGCGACGAGGCCCTGGAATTCCTGTTTCGAACGGGCCGCTTCGCGGGCGAGGCCGAGACGCCGATGCCCGCGGTGATCCTGCTCGACCTGAACCTCCCCGGGACCGACGGCCGCGACGTGCTGGAGCGCATCAAGGCCGACGACGAGCTGCGGAAGATCCCGGTGGTGATCCTGACGACCTCGGAGAACCCCAGCGACATCCAGCTCTGCTACCGCGAGGGCGCGAGCAGCTACATCATCAAGCCGATCCGGTTCGACGACTTCCTGAAGAAGGTCCGGACGCTGAAGGAATACTGGTTCGAGACCGTGGCCCTGCCGACCGCCTCCGGCTGA
- a CDS encoding TIGR04053 family radical SAM/SPASM domain-containing protein has translation MSHPHAPATSAGGPPPDWARRRNFDSSPLIAFYEITRACDLVCLHCRACAQAHADPAELDTAASLRLIDQLASFPEPPLLVFTGGDPLKRADLFELIRHANGIGLQTAITPSPTPLVTADAIRRLKAAGIGRMAVSLDGVDAPTHDAVRGVAGSFAMTQTIMDDAREAGVPVQVNTTLTPGTFGQLEAIADLLEARGIALWSLFLIIPVGRATADLRLDAERYEQAFARLWKLSRQHSFMIKTTEGMHYRRYVLQRRKESGGAEPMRLSARGWNGGLPGVNDGRGILFVSHAGLIHPSGFLPLTCGMFPFNDVVDVYQRSPIFRRLRDADSFGGKCGVCEYRHICGGSRARAFAVTGDPYAAEPDCLHIPRAWDEAHAVVPQLVD, from the coding sequence ATGAGCCATCCCCACGCCCCCGCGACGTCTGCGGGCGGCCCGCCCCCCGACTGGGCCCGTCGCCGCAATTTCGACTCCAGCCCGCTGATCGCCTTCTACGAGATCACCCGGGCCTGCGACCTCGTCTGCCTCCACTGCCGGGCCTGCGCCCAGGCGCACGCCGACCCGGCCGAGCTGGACACCGCGGCCTCGCTGCGGCTGATCGACCAGCTCGCGAGCTTCCCCGAGCCGCCGTTACTGGTCTTCACCGGCGGCGACCCCCTCAAGCGGGCCGACCTGTTCGAGCTGATCCGCCACGCGAACGGGATCGGCCTCCAGACGGCCATCACGCCCTCGCCGACGCCCCTGGTCACGGCCGACGCCATCCGCCGCCTGAAAGCAGCCGGCATCGGCCGGATGGCCGTGTCGCTCGACGGCGTCGACGCCCCGACCCACGACGCCGTCCGGGGCGTCGCCGGCTCGTTCGCCATGACCCAGACGATCATGGACGACGCCCGCGAGGCCGGCGTCCCGGTGCAGGTCAACACCACGCTCACGCCGGGGACCTTCGGCCAGCTCGAGGCGATCGCCGACCTGCTGGAAGCCCGCGGCATCGCCCTCTGGTCGCTCTTCCTGATCATCCCCGTCGGCCGCGCCACGGCCGACCTGCGGCTCGACGCCGAGCGCTATGAACAGGCCTTCGCCCGCCTCTGGAAGTTATCGCGTCAGCATTCGTTCATGATCAAGACGACCGAGGGGATGCACTACCGCCGCTACGTCCTCCAGCGCCGGAAGGAGTCGGGCGGGGCCGAGCCGATGCGGCTCTCGGCCCGGGGCTGGAACGGCGGGCTGCCGGGCGTCAACGACGGCCGCGGCATCCTGTTCGTCAGCCACGCCGGCCTGATCCACCCCAGCGGCTTCCTGCCCCTGACCTGCGGCATGTTCCCGTTCAACGACGTCGTCGACGTCTACCAGCGCTCGCCCATCTTCCGCCGGCTCCGCGACGCCGACTCGTTCGGCGGCAAGTGCGGCGTCTGCGAGTACCGCCACATCTGCGGCGGCAGCCGCGCCCGCGCCTTCGCCGTCACCGGCGACCCCTACGCCGCCGAGCCCGACTGCCTCCACATCCCCCGCGCCTGGGACGAAGCCCACGCCGTCGTCCCGCAGCTCGTCGATTGA
- a CDS encoding Gfo/Idh/MocA family protein: MTNRRDALKIGAAGLTTSMLGGYTRGAADEKTRRVGLIGCGWYGKSDLFRLNQVAPIEVVSLCDPDKNQVAHAAEMVAQRQPSKKTPRTYGDYREMLKEKDLDIVLVATPDHWHALAMIAAVESGADVYVQKPISHDVLEGEAMVAAARKHNRVVQVGTQRKSTPHLIEAKKQVVDAGLLGKVGHVEVCCYYHMRANGDPPVTAVPDFFDYEMWTGPAPLRPYDGLPHVRWWRTFNEYGSGITGDMCVHMLDTARWMLGLGWPQKISSTGGILVQKAGKSNITDTQAATFEYPEFDVVWQHRTWGTSPDADYPWALMIYGEKGTLKASTMRADFIPQGEGKPLHFECVFEREKYPEDVSEPEIELNAAPATRLHMRNFLASIADRSRPIADIEQGHISTSSCLLANLAMQLKRPVVYDPAKRIVVGDDEATRLLKGPYRAPWTHPADALG, translated from the coding sequence ATGACCAATCGCCGGGACGCGCTGAAGATCGGCGCGGCGGGACTGACGACCTCGATGCTCGGGGGCTACACGCGCGGGGCGGCCGACGAGAAGACGCGCCGCGTCGGCCTGATCGGCTGCGGCTGGTACGGCAAGTCGGACCTCTTCCGGCTCAATCAGGTCGCGCCGATCGAGGTCGTCTCGCTCTGCGACCCCGACAAGAACCAGGTCGCCCACGCGGCCGAGATGGTCGCCCAGCGGCAGCCCTCGAAGAAGACGCCGAGGACCTACGGCGACTACCGCGAGATGCTCAAGGAGAAGGACCTCGACATCGTCCTGGTCGCCACGCCCGACCACTGGCACGCCCTGGCGATGATCGCCGCCGTCGAGTCGGGCGCCGACGTCTACGTCCAGAAGCCCATCAGCCACGACGTCCTGGAAGGCGAGGCGATGGTGGCCGCGGCGCGCAAGCACAATCGAGTCGTCCAGGTGGGCACCCAGCGCAAGAGCACGCCGCACCTGATCGAGGCCAAGAAGCAGGTCGTCGACGCCGGCCTGCTCGGCAAGGTCGGTCACGTCGAGGTCTGCTGCTACTACCACATGCGCGCCAACGGCGACCCGCCGGTCACGGCCGTCCCCGACTTCTTCGACTACGAGATGTGGACCGGCCCCGCCCCGCTGCGGCCCTACGACGGCCTGCCGCACGTCCGCTGGTGGCGGACCTTCAACGAGTACGGCAGCGGCATCACCGGCGACATGTGCGTGCACATGCTCGACACCGCGCGCTGGATGCTCGGCCTGGGCTGGCCCCAGAAGATCAGCTCGACGGGCGGGATCCTGGTGCAGAAGGCCGGCAAGTCGAACATCACCGACACCCAGGCCGCGACCTTCGAGTACCCCGAGTTCGACGTGGTCTGGCAGCACCGCACCTGGGGCACGTCGCCCGACGCCGACTACCCCTGGGCCCTGATGATCTACGGCGAGAAGGGGACGCTGAAGGCCAGCACGATGCGGGCCGACTTCATCCCCCAGGGCGAGGGGAAGCCGCTCCACTTCGAGTGCGTCTTCGAGCGCGAGAAGTACCCCGAGGACGTGAGCGAGCCCGAGATCGAGCTGAACGCCGCCCCCGCCACGCGGCTGCACATGCGGAACTTCCTGGCCTCGATCGCCGACCGCTCGCGACCGATCGCCGACATCGAGCAGGGCCACATCTCGACCTCGTCGTGCCTGCTGGCGAACCTGGCCATGCAGCTCAAACGCCCCGTGGTCTACGACCCCGCGAAGCGGATCGTCGTCGGCGACGACGAGGCGACCAGGCTCCTCAAGGGCCCCTACCGCGCCCCCTGGACCCACCCGGCCGACGCGCTGGGCTGA
- a CDS encoding methylated-DNA--[protein]-cysteine S-methyltransferase — protein sequence MIETIRHARYTSPIGELLLATKGDRLCGLHMIDDPSDPRLAAAGGGDAFLDEIRQQLDAYFEGRSRGFQTPLLQDGTAFQRKVWAELAKVPYGETISYAELARRVGDPKASRAVGGANGRNPIAVIVPCHRVIAADGRLGGFGGGLDRKLWLLQHEAHVVGREAPALWTSR from the coding sequence ATGATCGAGACGATCCGGCACGCCCGCTACACGAGCCCGATCGGCGAGCTCCTGCTCGCGACGAAGGGCGATCGCCTGTGCGGCCTGCACATGATCGACGACCCGTCCGACCCCCGGCTCGCCGCGGCCGGGGGCGGGGACGCGTTCCTCGACGAGATCCGCCAGCAGCTCGACGCCTATTTCGAGGGCCGTTCGCGGGGCTTCCAGACGCCGCTCTTGCAGGACGGCACGGCCTTCCAGCGGAAGGTCTGGGCCGAGCTGGCGAAGGTGCCGTACGGCGAGACGATCTCGTACGCCGAGCTGGCCCGCCGGGTCGGCGACCCGAAGGCGTCGCGCGCGGTCGGCGGCGCCAACGGGCGGAACCCGATCGCGGTCATCGTCCCCTGCCACCGCGTGATCGCCGCCGACGGCCGCCTCGGCGGCTTCGGCGGCGGCCTCGACCGCAAGCTCTGGCTGCTCCAGCACGAGGCCCACGTCGTCGGCCGCGAGGCCCCGGCCCTCTGGACCTCCCGGTAG